One window of Cohnella hashimotonis genomic DNA carries:
- a CDS encoding MBL fold metallo-hydrolase — translation MLELKLGTMTIHPTILIDEDSWTLVDTGMPGSAPAILELAKQAGIGDRPLKAILLTHQDLDHIGGLPGLLEATGGGATVFAHSEDAGAINGTVPMIKMTPERLAGFLQQAPEEVRAQFERTFLHPARPNVDRHFADGDSLPFGGGLTVVHTPGHTPGHVSLYHPATKTLIAGDATVAREGELAGPNPPVTPDMDTALASLGKLAPLDIRGVICYHGGWVQGDAGARFAELAHI, via the coding sequence ATGCTGGAATTGAAGCTGGGCACGATGACGATCCATCCGACGATCCTGATCGATGAGGACTCCTGGACCCTGGTCGACACCGGCATGCCGGGATCGGCGCCTGCGATTCTCGAGCTAGCAAAGCAAGCAGGCATTGGAGATCGACCGCTTAAGGCGATCCTGCTCACGCACCAGGACCTGGATCATATCGGTGGCTTGCCCGGCTTGCTTGAAGCGACCGGCGGCGGCGCGACCGTATTTGCCCATTCGGAAGACGCGGGCGCGATAAACGGAACCGTACCGATGATCAAGATGACGCCCGAGCGGCTCGCAGGCTTCCTGCAGCAGGCGCCCGAGGAAGTCCGGGCACAGTTCGAACGAACCTTCCTGCACCCTGCTCGCCCGAACGTGGATCGCCATTTTGCGGACGGCGATTCGCTCCCTTTCGGCGGCGGGTTAACCGTCGTCCATACGCCCGGCCATACGCCCGGTCACGTCAGTCTGTATCATCCCGCCACCAAGACGCTTATCGCGGGCGACGCGACGGTCGCCCGGGAGGGCGAACTGGCCGGCCCCAATCCGCCCGTAACGCCGGATATGGACACTGCGTTGGCATCGCTCGGGAAGCTGGCACCGCTTGATATTCGGGGCGTGATTTGTTATCACGGCGGATGGGTCCAAGGGGATGCCGGCGCGCGCTTTGCAGAGCTCGCACATATCTAA
- a CDS encoding potassium channel protein: MHFFLRLLIRTMHFKNASIVTAALAFILVSATLAYVIEPDTYQNWFNALYWVLTTMSTVGYGDYYAKSAAGKLLTIFLYIFGIGLLSILIGKVIDSVASIQRQREAGQLSYPGKDHFIVVNWSKKAQYAVDEILATLPDAEIVLVDESDRHPQQHRRNVHFISGDPSAEETLEQANLRSARAAIIFADSRIDEAALADGKSLLIASSIERLAPEVHTTVEIVQEKNIQNFRYINVNEFVLSYDAISRLAVRAALQEGNAEIFSQLLSREHGDEIYEVPVERTWHTYGDAFQALLSRGATLISDRGDLGVNRKLGLPIPPEARLYILADEATYRAIKETASDKGPLKK; the protein is encoded by the coding sequence ATGCACTTTTTTCTTAGACTCCTGATTCGCACGATGCATTTTAAAAACGCGTCGATCGTCACGGCGGCGCTGGCGTTTATTTTGGTCAGCGCTACGTTGGCCTACGTTATCGAGCCGGATACCTACCAAAATTGGTTCAATGCTTTGTATTGGGTACTAACGACGATGTCTACGGTGGGCTACGGAGACTATTACGCCAAATCGGCTGCCGGCAAGCTGCTCACCATCTTTTTGTATATCTTCGGCATCGGCCTTCTCAGCATACTGATCGGCAAGGTCATCGATTCCGTCGCATCCATACAAAGGCAAAGGGAGGCCGGACAATTGAGCTATCCCGGCAAAGATCATTTTATCGTCGTCAATTGGAGCAAGAAGGCGCAATATGCGGTTGACGAAATTTTGGCCACGCTGCCGGATGCGGAAATCGTGCTCGTCGACGAGTCCGACCGTCATCCGCAGCAGCATCGCCGCAACGTGCACTTTATAAGCGGCGACCCTTCGGCGGAAGAGACGCTTGAACAAGCCAATCTGCGGTCGGCGCGCGCCGCGATCATTTTTGCCGACTCGCGCATCGACGAGGCGGCGCTCGCCGACGGCAAGTCTTTGCTGATCGCCTCCAGCATCGAACGGCTGGCGCCTGAAGTCCACACGACGGTCGAAATCGTGCAGGAGAAAAACATACAAAATTTCCGTTATATTAATGTTAACGAATTCGTGCTCTCCTATGACGCGATCTCGCGATTGGCCGTACGGGCGGCGCTGCAAGAGGGCAATGCGGAGATCTTCAGCCAACTGCTGAGCCGCGAGCACGGGGACGAGATCTACGAGGTTCCCGTCGAACGTACGTGGCACACTTACGGCGATGCTTTTCAAGCGTTGCTGTCCCGCGGTGCGACGCTGATCTCCGATCGGGGGGATCTTGGCGTGAATCGCAAGCTTGGCCTGCCGATTCCGCCGGAGGCAAGGCTTTATATTTTGGCGGATGAAGCGACTTATCGGGCTATTAAAGAAACCGCAAGCGATAAAGGACCGCTAAAAAAATGA
- a CDS encoding DUF350 domain-containing protein — MIVVTNIVASVIVIIVLQLIGMLIFSWMTPFKDMEELKRGNVAVGLAFGGKFMATAVILGVAAYTNTSIWHMMLWFAVGYVCLIAAYWIFELATPGLKISEHLQKGNVAIGILLCAVFLGTSFAVSSLIV, encoded by the coding sequence ATGATCGTCGTCACCAATATCGTCGCCAGCGTTATCGTCATTATTGTTTTACAGTTGATCGGCATGCTTATATTCAGCTGGATGACGCCGTTCAAGGACATGGAGGAGCTCAAAAGAGGCAACGTAGCAGTGGGGCTGGCGTTCGGCGGAAAATTCATGGCGACGGCCGTCATTCTCGGCGTTGCCGCCTATACGAACACGTCGATCTGGCACATGATGCTCTGGTTCGCGGTCGGCTACGTCTGCTTGATCGCCGCTTATTGGATTTTCGAGCTCGCTACCCCGGGGCTGAAAATCTCGGAGCATCTGCAAAAGGGAAATGTAGCCATCGGCATTTTGCTTTGCGCCGTTTTTCTCGGCACGAGCTTCGCTGTCAGCAGTCTGATCGTATGA
- a CDS encoding signal peptide protein, with protein sequence MLKHYSVGEAAWKASPRAAKIKNALRLAAAMLLVACLLGACSNEKSVFSKSAGRSDSEASGTSVPWDYRIVAGTVGDIVGSDMTVLPDNALLPNDGNYATGDKIWTLQYMSANMTEGEGGRSEVGLSAWTPIKSYPDEAKAKADIANLKISIQTNVELVGVYLTEYKGQQRRFAIITLPSGNRIKQPIDQERYAKLKGLKKVPVLVEEVHDYGQYDLSYAKFRGWA encoded by the coding sequence ATGTTGAAGCATTATTCAGTCGGCGAAGCGGCTTGGAAGGCATCTCCGCGGGCCGCGAAAATAAAAAACGCGCTGCGCCTTGCAGCGGCGATGCTGCTTGTTGCGTGCCTGCTCGGCGCATGTTCGAATGAAAAGTCGGTCTTTTCGAAGTCTGCGGGCCGGTCGGATTCCGAGGCGTCCGGGACCAGCGTTCCGTGGGACTACCGGATCGTGGCGGGTACGGTCGGGGACATCGTCGGCAGCGATATGACCGTGCTGCCCGACAACGCGCTGCTGCCCAACGACGGCAATTACGCCACCGGCGACAAAATCTGGACGCTGCAGTACATGAGCGCGAACATGACGGAGGGCGAAGGCGGGCGCAGCGAGGTTGGGCTGTCCGCCTGGACGCCGATCAAGTCTTATCCGGACGAGGCCAAGGCGAAGGCCGACATCGCGAACCTGAAAATATCGATTCAGACAAACGTGGAGCTTGTCGGCGTTTATTTGACCGAATACAAAGGACAACAGCGCCGCTTCGCTATCATTACGCTGCCGTCCGGCAACCGGATCAAGCAGCCAATCGACCAGGAGCGGTACGCCAAGCTTAAGGGGCTAAAGAAAGTACCCGTCCTCGTAGAGGAAGTCCACGATTACGGGCAATACGATCTGTCATACGCAAAATTCAGGGGGTGGGCTTGA